A genome region from Aphelocoma coerulescens isolate FSJ_1873_10779 chromosome Z unlocalized genomic scaffold, UR_Acoe_1.0 ChrZ, whole genome shotgun sequence includes the following:
- the LOC138103819 gene encoding E3 ubiquitin-protein ligase TRIM58-like isoform X3, giving the protein MAFFLKPRPCTWDLALDYHTAKQFEVDVTLDPATVGPEVILSEDLKEATWGRPRCQWPEGPGRFDTDPCMLGSKGFTSGRHYWEVEANGRFWAVGVACESVQRKGRVLFKPNTEIWGLQKYDELCVALTAPSNTSVPLLDGEIGVYLDYEVGQVSFYAVSSHQRIFTVQASFSGERVFPYFCVLLSTIKLSPKG; this is encoded by the exons ATGGCTTTCTTCCTCAAACCACGACCATGCACATGGGACCTTGCCCTGGACTACCATACCGCCAAACAGTTTGAAG TAGATGTAACCCTGGACCCAGCCACAGTGGGTCCAGAGGTGATCCTCTCTGAGGACCTCAAAGAAGCTACATGGGGTAGACCTCGATGCCAGTGGCCTGAGGGTCCAGGCCGATTCGACACAGATCCATGCATGCTGGGCAGCAAGGGCTTCACCTCGGGCCGTCACTACTGGGAGGTGGAGGCCAATGGACGCTTCTGGGCTGTGGGGGTGGCCTGTGAGTCAGTTCAGAGGAAAGGCCGAGTCCTCTTCAAGCCTAACACTGAGATCTGGGGCTTGCAGAAGTATGATGAGCTCTGTGTTGCCCTCACAGCTCCATCCAACACCTCTGTCCCACTCCTCGATGGGGAGATTGGGGTGTACCTGGACTATGAGGTGGGACAGGTCTCTTTCTATGCTGTCAGCAGCCACCAACGCATCTTCACTGTCCAGGCCTCCTTCAGTGGGGAGAGGGTCTTCCCCTACTTTTGTGTGCTTCTCTCAACCATTAAACTGTCCCCCAAGGGCTGA
- the LOC138103818 gene encoding C-type lectin domain family 2 member B-like isoform X2: MAGEIVYADLKHLGDFSSAEKHRASHSGLLLQVFQCSPQPAVTSVPQRGSENQGRNQMEQCMFSSLVQYFCKPRGDSPTAYAGCKLCPQDWQLHGERCYWLSEELGNWTRGMKSCENQDSQLVVLQDKKEKEHIKTIAGKSPPPVWIGLRSHQKVWRWVDNTPFNPKMLGTSLQEMGEGCGTLRAKDFEVYRCDAEHKWVCKKNPFLLCSVTAGDEEKSNASI, translated from the exons ATGGCTGGGGAAATCGTTTATGCTGATTTAAAGCATCTTGgggatttttcttctgctgagaAGCATCGTG CTTCTCACTCTGGATTACTGCTCCAAGTTTTTCAGTGCTCCCCGCAGCCAGCAGTGACAAGCGTTCCACAGCGAGGCAGTGAGAACCAGGGAAGGAACCAGATGGAGCAGTGCATGTTTTCATCCCTGGTGCAGTATTTCTGCAAGCCCCGAGGCGACAGCCCCACAG cCTATGCTGGCTGCAAGCTGTGTCCCCAGGACTGGCAGCTCCATGGGGAGAGATGCTACTGGCTTTCTGAGGAATTGGGAAACTGGACTCGAGGCATGAAAAGCTGTGAAAATCAGGACTCCCAGCTGGTGGTGCTCCAGGACAAGAAAGAGAAG gagcaCATCAAGACTATCGCAGGCAAAAGCCCACCACCGGTGTGGATTGGACTAAGGTCACATCAGAAGGTGTGGAGATGGGTGGACAACACACCTTTCAACCCCAAAAT GCTTGGCACCTCTCTGCAGGAGATGGGTGAAGGGTGCGGGACACTGAGAGCCAAGGACTTCGAAGTTTATAGATGTGATGCTGAACACAAATGGgtttgcaaaaaaaaccctttcctgctctgctctgttacAGCAGGAGATGAGGAGAAAAGCAATGCCTCCATCTGA
- the LOC138103819 gene encoding E3 ubiquitin-protein ligase TRIM58-like isoform X1, whose product MLDAGGADEDSIAVTEPRGEDTVGAMAFFLKPRPCTWDLALDYHTAKQFEVDVTLDPATVGPEVILSEDLKEATWGRPRCQWPEGPGRFDTDPCMLGSKGFTSGRHYWEVEANGRFWAVGVACESVQRKGRVLFKPNTEIWGLQKYDELCVALTAPSNTSVPLLDGEIGVYLDYEVGQVSFYAVSSHQRIFTVQASFSGERVFPYFCVLLSTIKLSPKG is encoded by the exons CCAAGAGGAGAGGACACTGTGGGTGCAATGGCTTTCTTCCTCAAACCACGACCATGCACATGGGACCTTGCCCTGGACTACCATACCGCCAAACAGTTTGAAG TAGATGTAACCCTGGACCCAGCCACAGTGGGTCCAGAGGTGATCCTCTCTGAGGACCTCAAAGAAGCTACATGGGGTAGACCTCGATGCCAGTGGCCTGAGGGTCCAGGCCGATTCGACACAGATCCATGCATGCTGGGCAGCAAGGGCTTCACCTCGGGCCGTCACTACTGGGAGGTGGAGGCCAATGGACGCTTCTGGGCTGTGGGGGTGGCCTGTGAGTCAGTTCAGAGGAAAGGCCGAGTCCTCTTCAAGCCTAACACTGAGATCTGGGGCTTGCAGAAGTATGATGAGCTCTGTGTTGCCCTCACAGCTCCATCCAACACCTCTGTCCCACTCCTCGATGGGGAGATTGGGGTGTACCTGGACTATGAGGTGGGACAGGTCTCTTTCTATGCTGTCAGCAGCCACCAACGCATCTTCACTGTCCAGGCCTCCTTCAGTGGGGAGAGGGTCTTCCCCTACTTTTGTGTGCTTCTCTCAACCATTAAACTGTCCCCCAAGGGCTGA
- the LOC138103818 gene encoding killer cell lectin-like receptor subfamily B member 1B allele B isoform X3, with amino-acid sequence MAGEIVYADLKHLGDFSSAEKHRAPALCPWWHGLLLIAGGLGQLILLVLVVLLSVRVFQCSPQPAVTSVPQRGSENQGRNQMEQCMFSSLVQYFCKPRGDSPTAYAGCKLCPQDWQLHGERCYWLSEELGNWTRGMKSCENQDSQLVVLQDKKEKEHIKTIAGKSPPPVWIGLRSHQKVWRWVDNTPFNPKISHCRHSNSPQIWSPSSKNQCMHSEMVQ; translated from the exons ATGGCTGGGGAAATCGTTTATGCTGATTTAAAGCATCTTGgggatttttcttctgctgagaAGCATCGTG CACCTGCCTTGTGTCCATGGTGGCACGGGCTCCTCCTCATAGCCGGTGGGCTGGGGCAACTCATCCTGCTGGTCCTGGTGGTGCTGCTGAGTGTCCGGG TTTTTCAGTGCTCCCCGCAGCCAGCAGTGACAAGCGTTCCACAGCGAGGCAGTGAGAACCAGGGAAGGAACCAGATGGAGCAGTGCATGTTTTCATCCCTGGTGCAGTATTTCTGCAAGCCCCGAGGCGACAGCCCCACAG cCTATGCTGGCTGCAAGCTGTGTCCCCAGGACTGGCAGCTCCATGGGGAGAGATGCTACTGGCTTTCTGAGGAATTGGGAAACTGGACTCGAGGCATGAAAAGCTGTGAAAATCAGGACTCCCAGCTGGTGGTGCTCCAGGACAAGAAAGAGAAG gagcaCATCAAGACTATCGCAGGCAAAAGCCCACCACCGGTGTGGATTGGACTAAGGTCACATCAGAAGGTGTGGAGATGGGTGGACAACACACCTTTCAACCCCAAAAT AtctcactgcaggcacagcaaCTCTCCTCAAATCTGGTCACCCTCCAGCAAGAATCAATGCATGCACAGTGAGATGGTGCAGTAA
- the LOC138103818 gene encoding killer cell lectin-like receptor subfamily G member 1 isoform X1, which translates to MAGEIVYADLKHLGDFSSAEKHRAPALCPWWHGLLLIAGGLGQLILLVLVVLLSVRVFQCSPQPAVTSVPQRGSENQGRNQMEQCMFSSLVQYFCKPRGDSPTAYAGCKLCPQDWQLHGERCYWLSEELGNWTRGMKSCENQDSQLVVLQDKKEKEHIKTIAGKSPPPVWIGLRSHQKVWRWVDNTPFNPKMLGTSLQEMGEGCGTLRAKDFEVYRCDAEHKWVCKKNPFLLCSVTAGDEEKSNASI; encoded by the exons ATGGCTGGGGAAATCGTTTATGCTGATTTAAAGCATCTTGgggatttttcttctgctgagaAGCATCGTG CACCTGCCTTGTGTCCATGGTGGCACGGGCTCCTCCTCATAGCCGGTGGGCTGGGGCAACTCATCCTGCTGGTCCTGGTGGTGCTGCTGAGTGTCCGGG TTTTTCAGTGCTCCCCGCAGCCAGCAGTGACAAGCGTTCCACAGCGAGGCAGTGAGAACCAGGGAAGGAACCAGATGGAGCAGTGCATGTTTTCATCCCTGGTGCAGTATTTCTGCAAGCCCCGAGGCGACAGCCCCACAG cCTATGCTGGCTGCAAGCTGTGTCCCCAGGACTGGCAGCTCCATGGGGAGAGATGCTACTGGCTTTCTGAGGAATTGGGAAACTGGACTCGAGGCATGAAAAGCTGTGAAAATCAGGACTCCCAGCTGGTGGTGCTCCAGGACAAGAAAGAGAAG gagcaCATCAAGACTATCGCAGGCAAAAGCCCACCACCGGTGTGGATTGGACTAAGGTCACATCAGAAGGTGTGGAGATGGGTGGACAACACACCTTTCAACCCCAAAAT GCTTGGCACCTCTCTGCAGGAGATGGGTGAAGGGTGCGGGACACTGAGAGCCAAGGACTTCGAAGTTTATAGATGTGATGCTGAACACAAATGGgtttgcaaaaaaaaccctttcctgctctgctctgttacAGCAGGAGATGAGGAGAAAAGCAATGCCTCCATCTGA
- the LOC138103818 gene encoding C-type lectin domain family 2 member B-like isoform X4, whose translation MAGEIVYADLKHLGDFSSAEKHRVFQCSPQPAVTSVPQRGSENQGRNQMEQCMFSSLVQYFCKPRGDSPTAYAGCKLCPQDWQLHGERCYWLSEELGNWTRGMKSCENQDSQLVVLQDKKEKEHIKTIAGKSPPPVWIGLRSHQKVWRWVDNTPFNPKMLGTSLQEMGEGCGTLRAKDFEVYRCDAEHKWVCKKNPFLLCSVTAGDEEKSNASI comes from the exons ATGGCTGGGGAAATCGTTTATGCTGATTTAAAGCATCTTGgggatttttcttctgctgagaAGCATCGTG TTTTTCAGTGCTCCCCGCAGCCAGCAGTGACAAGCGTTCCACAGCGAGGCAGTGAGAACCAGGGAAGGAACCAGATGGAGCAGTGCATGTTTTCATCCCTGGTGCAGTATTTCTGCAAGCCCCGAGGCGACAGCCCCACAG cCTATGCTGGCTGCAAGCTGTGTCCCCAGGACTGGCAGCTCCATGGGGAGAGATGCTACTGGCTTTCTGAGGAATTGGGAAACTGGACTCGAGGCATGAAAAGCTGTGAAAATCAGGACTCCCAGCTGGTGGTGCTCCAGGACAAGAAAGAGAAG gagcaCATCAAGACTATCGCAGGCAAAAGCCCACCACCGGTGTGGATTGGACTAAGGTCACATCAGAAGGTGTGGAGATGGGTGGACAACACACCTTTCAACCCCAAAAT GCTTGGCACCTCTCTGCAGGAGATGGGTGAAGGGTGCGGGACACTGAGAGCCAAGGACTTCGAAGTTTATAGATGTGATGCTGAACACAAATGGgtttgcaaaaaaaaccctttcctgctctgctctgttacAGCAGGAGATGAGGAGAAAAGCAATGCCTCCATCTGA
- the LOC138103821 gene encoding C-type lectin domain family 2 member B-like, translating into MEEMRAYSGFLGTERSKRTGHSMEMKPEARVACQVMLAVLFTALFITAITFAVQAFQPHAQPCFQCPFDWIRYRGKCYYFSEVEGNWTSSQDNCSARGASLAMLDSMEDLSFVMRYKGTSEHWIGLLREDEEQPWQWVNRSLLSQLFQIRGGGLCAYLDDNGLSSSHCSTERSWICNKHELQSSGKGNRMRRPPNLCVSSLGAAGRPSHTQISTAP; encoded by the exons atggaggAAATGAGGGCTTATTCTGGATTTTTGGGCACGGAAAGGAGCAAGAGGACAG GTCACAGCATGGAGATGAAGCCGGAGGCACGTGTTGCCTGCCAGGTGATGCTGGCAGTGCTTTTCACGGCTCTGTTCATCACAGCCATCACTTTTGCAG TGCAGGCTTTTCAGCCTCATGCCCAGCCCTGCTTCCAGTGTCCCTTCGACTGGATCAGGTACAGAGGAAAATGCTACTATTTTTCGGAGGTTGAGGGGAACTGGACATCCAGCCAGGACAACTGCTCGGCACGAGGTGCTTCCTTGGCCATGCTGGACAGCATGGAGGACTTG agcTTTGTCATGAGATACAAAGGCACCTCAGAGCATTGGATTGGTCTTTTGCGGGAGGATGAGGAGCAGCCATGGCAATGGGTGAACCGCTCACTTCTATCTCAGCT GTTTCAAATCCGTGGTGGTGGGCTCTGTGCTTACCTGGATGACAATGGGCTCAGCTCCTCCCACTGCAGCACTGAGAGGAGCTGGATTTGTAATAAACatgagctgcagagctcaggcaAGGGCAATAGGATGAGACGGCCTCCAAACCTCTGTGTCAGCTCCTTGGGTGCTGCAGGGAGGCCTTCTCACACCCAGATATCTACTGCACCCTAG
- the LOC138103819 gene encoding butyrophilin subfamily 2 member A2-like isoform X2 translates to MLDAGGADEDSIAVTEPRGEDTVGAMAFFLKPRPCTWDLALDYHTAKQFEDVTLDPATVGPEVILSEDLKEATWGRPRCQWPEGPGRFDTDPCMLGSKGFTSGRHYWEVEANGRFWAVGVACESVQRKGRVLFKPNTEIWGLQKYDELCVALTAPSNTSVPLLDGEIGVYLDYEVGQVSFYAVSSHQRIFTVQASFSGERVFPYFCVLLSTIKLSPKG, encoded by the exons CCAAGAGGAGAGGACACTGTGGGTGCAATGGCTTTCTTCCTCAAACCACGACCATGCACATGGGACCTTGCCCTGGACTACCATACCGCCAAACAGTTTGAAG ATGTAACCCTGGACCCAGCCACAGTGGGTCCAGAGGTGATCCTCTCTGAGGACCTCAAAGAAGCTACATGGGGTAGACCTCGATGCCAGTGGCCTGAGGGTCCAGGCCGATTCGACACAGATCCATGCATGCTGGGCAGCAAGGGCTTCACCTCGGGCCGTCACTACTGGGAGGTGGAGGCCAATGGACGCTTCTGGGCTGTGGGGGTGGCCTGTGAGTCAGTTCAGAGGAAAGGCCGAGTCCTCTTCAAGCCTAACACTGAGATCTGGGGCTTGCAGAAGTATGATGAGCTCTGTGTTGCCCTCACAGCTCCATCCAACACCTCTGTCCCACTCCTCGATGGGGAGATTGGGGTGTACCTGGACTATGAGGTGGGACAGGTCTCTTTCTATGCTGTCAGCAGCCACCAACGCATCTTCACTGTCCAGGCCTCCTTCAGTGGGGAGAGGGTCTTCCCCTACTTTTGTGTGCTTCTCTCAACCATTAAACTGTCCCCCAAGGGCTGA